One Onthophagus taurus isolate NC chromosome 11, IU_Otau_3.0, whole genome shotgun sequence genomic window carries:
- the LOC139431769 gene encoding uncharacterized protein, which produces MSDSEEDQDPFDEFGYDSDKDKEYYPPIDNDSSDNENSFTQRNCRKKAFNFLRIKEGQAETERREETKVGPERLAEVDAIENANVQDQINDKKKEAKKLTPKKQRNPATWQANIRKSKREQGEEYVSARKKVVPAKSIKNLKDCSTCRFKCSTKISEEERADVFKSFYTLNKLAKNTFIVANCEQHEPDRRRNRRFFFTVNERKIQICKKYFLGTLDLSQKTIYNAMNNRTSYSNMPQPIRQGCHIKKKIPTEIKSAVIDHIKSFPRVESHYCRADTKREYLESDLSVVKMYELYIEKMHEKNLPCVKLSQYRYIFCNNFNIYFQKPKKDRCDVCELNKLETAEGKEVNQNEEYLNHIRLKNAARKDRNLDRNDKNKPVLTFDLQNVLTNVLLLVGSIVLCGRRF; this is translated from the exons ATGAGTGATTCTGAGGAAGATCAAGATCCGTTTGATGAATTCGGATATGATTCAGATAAAGATAAGGAGTATTATCCACCAATTGATAATGATAGCAG cgATAATGAAAATAGTTTTACTCAGAGAAATTGTCGTAAAAAGgcattcaattttttaagaattaaggAAGGACAGGCGGAAACTGAACGTAGAGAAGAGACAAAAGTAGGACCGGAACGACTAGCAGAAGTGGACGCTATTGAAAACGCAAACGTACAAG ACCAAATTAACGACAAGAAAAAAGAAGCAAAGAAACTTACTCCAAAGAAACAAAGAAATCCAGCTACATGGCAAGCCAACATAAGAAAATCGAAGAGAGAACAAGGAGAAGAATATGTTTCTGCAAGAAAAAAAGTGGTGCCGgccaaatcaattaaaaatttaaaagattgttCCACTTGCCGATTTAAGTGTAGCACTAAAATATCTGAAGAAGAACGTGcagatgtatttaaaagtttttataccTTAAACAAGTTAGCTAAAAACACGTTTATTGTAGCTAATTGTGAACAACATGAACCAGACAGACGAAGAAACAGACGTTTCTTTTTCACCGTAAACGAacgaaaaatacaaatttgcaaaaaatacTTTCTTGGAACTCTAGATTTGAGTCAAAAAACCATATACAATGCTATGAACAACAGAACCTCGTATTCTAATATGCCACAGCCTATTAGGCAAGGATGccatattaaaaagaaaataccgACAGAAATAAAGTCTGCAGTAATAGATCACATAAAATCTTTTCCACGCGTAGAATCACATTATTGTCGGGCCGATACTAAGAGAGAGTATCTTGAATCAGATCTTTCAGTAGTAAAAATGTACGAATtatatattgaaaaaatgCATGAAAAGAACTTACCTTGTGTTAAACTTTCTCAATACCGAtacatattttgtaataattttaatatttattttcaaaaacccAAAAAGGACCGGTGTGATGTTTGTGAGTTAAACAAGTTGGAAACAGCAGAAGGAAAAGAGGTAAACCAGAATgaagaatatttaaatcatataagattaaaaaatgcaGCAAGAAAAGATAGAAACCTTGATAGAAATGACAAAAATAAACCAGTTCTCACTTTTGACCTGCAGAATGTTCTAACTAATGTTCTGTTACTGGTCGGGTCTATTGTTCTTTGTGGACGGAGGTTTTAA